The sequence below is a genomic window from Sphingobacterium sp. ML3W.
TGCTTTCCAGATATTTGTGGCTAGCATCATTGCGCAGCGTTATGCCAAAAGGTTGTCGGTTAAAAACTAAAAAGTAAACAATTACGTTATATCACTACCTTTGTCGCGATTGAAAATAATATATATATGTCTAAGCAAAAAAGATTAGTCCTACTTTCCCTTTTAACGGGATTAGGGTTAATGATTATTAAGTTTGTAGCGTATTTCCTAACGGCTTCTAATGCTATTTTTACGGATGCAGCAGAAAGTATTGTTAATGTTATTGCTTCCAGTTTTGCTTTTTATAGTATTTATTTAGCAGCACAACCTAAAGATAGGAACCATCCTTATGGACATGGTAAAGTGGAGTTCTTTTCTGTTTTTTTAGAAGGAGGATTAATCTTTATCGCAGGGGCAATTATTTTGGTAAAAGGTTTCTATAATATCTTTTTTCCTGCTACATTATCCAATTTGGAGGAAGGTATTTGGTTAATTGCCATTACAGCGCTGATTAATTTTATCGTCGGATTTTATATCATGAAAAGGGGACGTGCATTGGGTTCTCTTACCTTGGAAGCTGATGGTAAACACTTACAGATTGATGCGTACAGTACAGTAGGGCTTATTGTCGGATTGATTCTCATGAAATTAACGGGATTGAACTGGATTGATATTGCGATATCATTTGCGCTTGGTAGTTTTATTTTATATAATGGGTATAAGTTGTTGCGCCAATCAATTGGAGGACTTATGGATGAGTCCGATGTGGATCTTGTGAAAGAAGTGGTTAATGTTTTACAGGAAAATAGGCATGCGGATTGGATTGATATTCATAACTTAAGGGTTCAACGTTATGGTAATGAGCTGCATGTAGATTGTCATTTGACTTTGCCAAACTATTATTCCTTGAATAAAGTGCATGATGAAATATCAACGTTAGATAAGATCGTGAATACAAAAATGTCTATTAAAACAGAGTTTTTTATACATGCAGATCCTTGTTTACCAGAGTGTTGTCATTACTGTCAGGTAGAGAATTGTCCTATACGTTCTGAAGAATTTAAAGCACGAATCGATTGGGTCGTCGAAAATGTTACTGCCAACCGGAAACATTTTCTTTCTTAAACTGAAAACTTAAAATTTAAGTGCATAAAAATAGGAGGGGGCTTGCCTTAAATGTCTATCAAAAAAAGTATCTTTGCTTTTTAGAAACGATTTTTAAAAATCCTATATGAAGCAAATACGTAATTTCTGTATCATCGCACACATTGATCATGGTAAAAGTACATTAGCCGATCGATTATTGGAGTACACGAATA
It includes:
- a CDS encoding cation diffusion facilitator family transporter, which codes for MSKQKRLVLLSLLTGLGLMIIKFVAYFLTASNAIFTDAAESIVNVIASSFAFYSIYLAAQPKDRNHPYGHGKVEFFSVFLEGGLIFIAGAIILVKGFYNIFFPATLSNLEEGIWLIAITALINFIVGFYIMKRGRALGSLTLEADGKHLQIDAYSTVGLIVGLILMKLTGLNWIDIAISFALGSFILYNGYKLLRQSIGGLMDESDVDLVKEVVNVLQENRHADWIDIHNLRVQRYGNELHVDCHLTLPNYYSLNKVHDEISTLDKIVNTKMSIKTEFFIHADPCLPECCHYCQVENCPIRSEEFKARIDWVVENVTANRKHFLS